A window from Candidatus Krumholzibacteriota bacterium encodes these proteins:
- a CDS encoding thioredoxin family protein, protein MKKIEILGTGCPKCKKLAEQVQIAANELNLDCQIGKVEDIQKIMGYGIMMTPALVVDGKVKVTGKVPSVDELKKLIA, encoded by the coding sequence ATGAAGAAAATTGAGATTCTGGGGACCGGGTGCCCCAAATGCAAAAAGCTCGCTGAACAGGTGCAGATAGCCGCCAACGAGCTGAATCTGGACTGCCAGATCGGGAAGGTGGAGGACATTCAGAAAATTATGGGCTATGGGATAATGATGACGCCCGCACTGGTTGTCGATGGTAAAGTGAAAGTAACCGGCAAGGTGCCTTCAGTTGATGAACTGAAAAAGCTCATCGCTTAG
- a CDS encoding putative zinc-binding protein, whose product MLRRFLAIGVRLLRRVRCRRRGRSGRTALFTNEPASMGCLTAVANGLDFAMDSIKIAERVLVIDGCSENCARLATMKAGASSFDHILLSDLGTGKGNTKVDREYIARAYERTEMIVAEGK is encoded by the coding sequence GTGTTGCGGCGGTTCCTCGCGATTGGTGTTCGCCTGCTCCGGCGCGTCCGATGTCGGCGCCGCGGCCGATCAGGCCGCACGGCACTTTTCACCAATGAACCAGCGTCCATGGGGTGCCTGACGGCCGTCGCCAACGGACTTGACTTCGCGATGGATTCCATAAAAATAGCGGAAAGGGTTCTCGTTATCGACGGCTGTTCGGAAAACTGTGCCAGACTGGCTACAATGAAAGCCGGAGCATCATCCTTCGACCATATCCTGCTTTCAGACCTCGGCACGGGAAAGGGCAATACCAAAGTCGACCGGGAGTATATTGCCCGTGCTTATGAACGGACGGAAATGATAGTAGCTGAAGGAAAATGA
- a CDS encoding aromatic aminobenezylarsenical efflux permease ArsG family transporter: MDSYIVALGSAVWLGILTSISPCPMATNIAAISFIGRRVENPRKVLASGLLYTLGRMLTYLVLGILIVASILSIPELAMFLQKNMNKFLGPILIVVGMFLLEMISFDLMRSDIGSRMQGRAERFGIWGAALLGLLFALSFCPVSAALFFGSLIPLAVEHNSAVVIPSVYGAGTALPVIVFAFVIAISARMVGVMFNKLKTFEKWARRVTGVVFILLGIHYTLAYIFGINMFN, from the coding sequence ATGGATTCTTACATTGTTGCTCTTGGTTCAGCCGTCTGGCTGGGAATCCTTACTTCCATATCGCCCTGCCCTATGGCCACCAACATCGCCGCGATCAGCTTTATCGGCCGACGGGTTGAAAATCCCCGAAAAGTCCTCGCCTCCGGGTTGCTTTATACGCTGGGCCGGATGTTGACATATCTTGTGCTCGGTATCCTGATTGTAGCCAGCATACTGTCTATTCCGGAGCTGGCGATGTTCCTTCAGAAGAACATGAACAAGTTCCTGGGGCCAATTCTCATTGTCGTCGGTATGTTTCTCCTGGAGATGATTTCATTTGACTTGATGCGCAGTGATATCGGATCTCGTATGCAGGGACGGGCGGAACGGTTCGGCATCTGGGGAGCGGCTCTTCTGGGTCTGCTCTTTGCTCTGTCATTTTGTCCGGTTTCGGCCGCTTTATTCTTCGGCAGTCTCATTCCGCTGGCTGTCGAGCATAATTCCGCGGTGGTAATACCCTCCGTCTATGGCGCCGGGACTGCCCTGCCGGTAATTGTATTCGCTTTCGTAATTGCCATTAGCGCCCGGATGGTTGGTGTGATGTTCAATAAGCTGAAAACTTTCGAAAAGTGGGCACGGCGAGTCACGGGCGTAGTGTTCATACTGTTAGGTATCCACTACACTCTAGCCTATATCTTTGGAATAAACATGTTCAACTAA
- a CDS encoding nitrophenyl compound nitroreductase subunit ArsF family protein — protein sequence MKLKTVISAVLLLFVAISIVTLIVKQTSDTPPAITSQQPVTDEQSQNDRLIVYYFHGNKRCPTCNTLEAYSKEAVETCFSAELESGRIEWQVVNYDKPRNEHFLTDYDLSFQSMVLVNMKDGKETGYKNLEEIWDLVWNKQGFITYVQSEIADFYMQNETADFVNTKERE from the coding sequence ATGAAACTGAAAACCGTTATTTCTGCAGTTCTTCTTCTCTTCGTAGCCATAAGTATAGTGACTTTGATTGTTAAACAAACGAGTGACACTCCACCGGCAATTACCAGCCAGCAGCCCGTCACAGATGAACAATCACAGAATGACCGGCTGATAGTCTATTACTTCCACGGGAATAAGCGGTGTCCAACCTGCAATACACTCGAAGCATATTCAAAAGAGGCGGTGGAGACCTGCTTCTCGGCCGAACTGGAATCGGGCCGGATTGAGTGGCAGGTGGTCAACTATGATAAACCCCGTAACGAGCACTTCCTGACGGACTATGATCTGAGTTTTCAGTCGATGGTGCTTGTAAATATGAAAGACGGCAAGGAAACAGGCTATAAAAATCTCGAAGAGATCTGGGACCTGGTCTGGAACAAGCAGGGATTCATAACTTATGTGCAAAGCGAAATAGCCGATTTTTATATGCAAAACGAAACAGCCGATTTTGTGAATACCAAAGAGAGGGAGTAG
- a CDS encoding transposase: MVTDDSVEEIVFKPALSVAHRLYPQGVVAVTSDDHKGIRAALSARLTGVLWQRCRFLSSADGKRMAR; encoded by the coding sequence GTGGTCACTGATGATTCTGTAGAGGAGATTGTCTTCAAACCTGCGCTTTCTGTAGCCCATCGTCTTTATCCTCAGGGAGTTGTAGCAGTCACCAGCGATGATCACAAGGGCATCAGAGCAGCTCTGAGTGCCCGTCTGACCGGCGTTCTGTGGCAGCGCTGCCGGTTTCTATCTTCAGCGGACGGAAAACGAATGGCCCGCTGA
- a CDS encoding universal stress protein: MFKKMLVTTDLSEASERVICTLGTLKALGTRQAVLIHCFNIRDVGSLADRMMEIAKPSFERQKKILEDQGFDVTAKMVLGLPQIEINRQADKYDCSLVVVGSTGDTMAGEILLGGVASAVIHSATRPVLILRLNLAGEEGRKECEEWARDSLRHVLFLTDFSDNSEHAFSYVKRIAECGAKRITLLHVQDKGRIDKHLKERLAEFNETDTARLNRLKDDLEQSGAKDVHIKIPYGSPKKEILERIREDNVSLAVMGSQGRGFIGEIFLGSVSHAVTRRAAAPVLLIPSVR; this comes from the coding sequence ATGTTTAAGAAAATGCTGGTGACGACGGATTTATCGGAGGCTTCGGAGCGGGTGATTTGCACCCTGGGCACCCTCAAGGCGTTGGGAACGCGCCAGGCTGTGTTGATACACTGCTTCAACATCCGCGATGTGGGATCGCTGGCGGATCGCATGATGGAAATCGCCAAGCCGTCCTTCGAGCGGCAGAAGAAGATTCTGGAGGATCAAGGGTTCGACGTGACGGCCAAGATGGTGCTGGGCTTGCCTCAGATCGAGATCAACCGTCAGGCCGACAAGTACGACTGTTCGCTTGTGGTCGTGGGATCAACGGGCGACACGATGGCGGGGGAGATTCTGCTGGGAGGTGTGGCGAGCGCGGTCATCCACAGCGCCACGCGACCGGTTCTGATCCTGCGTCTCAACCTGGCCGGAGAAGAGGGAAGAAAGGAGTGCGAAGAATGGGCCCGCGACAGCTTGCGGCACGTTCTGTTTCTCACGGACTTCTCCGACAACTCCGAACACGCCTTCTCCTATGTGAAGAGGATCGCGGAGTGCGGCGCCAAGCGGATCACGCTGCTGCACGTGCAGGACAAAGGACGGATTGACAAACACCTGAAGGAGCGCCTGGCCGAATTCAACGAAACCGACACCGCGCGCCTGAATCGGCTAAAGGATGACCTGGAACAGTCGGGCGCTAAGGATGTACACATCAAGATTCCCTACGGCTCGCCCAAGAAGGAAATCCTCGAGCGTATCCGCGAAGACAATGTGTCACTGGCCGTAATGGGCAGCCAGGGGCGTGGTTTTATAGGTGAAATCTTCCTCGGCAGCGTCAGCCATGCAGTGACAAGGCGCGCCGCAGCGCCAGTGCTCTTGATACCGTCCGTTCGGTAG
- the arsB gene encoding ACR3 family arsenite efflux transporter, giving the protein MSNEVKPADERKMTNVFERYLTVWVVLCIVGGILLGKIAPGVATYLDGLAIIVKGAPVVSIPIAVCLFFMMYPIMVKIDFASVIKAGKSGKPVFLTLFVNWCIKPFTMYGIALLFLGVLFRGFIGAEATDLVKIPFGLDLAVGATHGAGTVVLNEGVKMLQIPLWRSYFAGCILLGIAPCTAMVLVWSYLARGNDGLTLVMVAINSITMLILYGVLGGFLLGIGQLPVPWQALLLSIGIYVALPLVCGYLSRKWIIKTRGEAWFTDKFLHVLTPVSIIALLVTLVLLFSFKGDIILSQPLTILWIAIPLFIQTMLIFWIGYGLARKLKLRYADAAPAAMIGASNHFEVAIATATMLFGLSSGAALATVVGVLIEVPVMLWLVRICTRTEHWFEKARV; this is encoded by the coding sequence ATGAGCAATGAGGTGAAGCCCGCCGACGAGCGGAAAATGACGAATGTATTCGAGCGATACCTTACCGTTTGGGTGGTGCTGTGCATTGTGGGCGGAATCCTCCTGGGCAAGATCGCCCCGGGGGTTGCGACCTATTTGGACGGTTTGGCCATTATCGTAAAGGGTGCGCCGGTCGTATCGATCCCCATCGCGGTCTGTCTCTTCTTTATGATGTACCCCATCATGGTGAAAATCGACTTCGCGTCTGTTATCAAGGCGGGCAAAAGCGGAAAACCGGTATTCCTGACGCTGTTTGTGAACTGGTGTATCAAGCCATTCACCATGTACGGCATAGCATTGCTCTTTCTCGGGGTTCTGTTCCGCGGGTTCATTGGAGCCGAGGCAACCGATCTCGTAAAGATCCCGTTCGGCCTGGATCTGGCCGTCGGGGCTACGCACGGTGCCGGCACGGTGGTCCTGAACGAAGGTGTCAAGATGCTTCAGATCCCACTCTGGCGAAGTTACTTCGCCGGCTGCATCCTGCTGGGAATAGCCCCCTGCACGGCGATGGTCCTGGTCTGGAGCTATTTGGCGCGGGGTAATGACGGGTTGACCCTGGTCATGGTGGCGATCAATTCTATTACCATGCTGATCCTTTACGGTGTGCTTGGCGGGTTCCTGCTGGGTATCGGGCAGTTGCCGGTTCCTTGGCAGGCGTTGCTGTTGTCGATAGGCATCTATGTGGCGCTACCACTGGTATGCGGTTACCTCTCGCGCAAGTGGATTATCAAAACCAGGGGAGAGGCCTGGTTCACGGACAAGTTTCTGCACGTACTCACACCGGTTTCGATCATTGCCCTGCTGGTGACGCTTGTCCTGCTGTTCAGCTTCAAAGGGGACATCATCCTGAGTCAGCCGTTGACCATCCTGTGGATCGCCATTCCGCTGTTCATCCAAACCATGCTCATCTTCTGGATCGGTTACGGTTTGGCTCGGAAGCTGAAACTGCGCTACGCCGATGCCGCGCCCGCCGCCATGATCGGCGCATCCAATCACTTCGAGGTGGCGATCGCCACGGCTACCATGCTCTTCGGGCTGTCTTCCGGCGCGGCTCTGGCGACGGTGGTGGGTGTATTGATTGAAGTGCCGGTGATGCTGTGGCTGGTTCGAATTTGTACCCGCACGGAGCATTGGTTTGAGAAGGCGCGGGTCTAA